Genomic window (Acidobacteriota bacterium):
TGAAACTGAAATTCGTTGAGCGGCAAATTCCCCGCCAGCACGATGGCGTCAGGGTCGTTCCACCAGAGCCGCCCGTTTTGCCAGTTGCGCAACAGATTCTGCCGCCCTGTCGTGGCGATGCGTTCCCACTTGCGCGTGATGTCGTTTGAGCTGCGCGAGCCGTGAATCAAACCGAGCGAAGCCCAAATGGGATGATTGCAGCCGAGAATGAAACTGTCGCCCGCGCCGCGCAAAACGGCTTGCATTCCGCGCCGATAGGCTTCGATGCGCGTGGCTTTCGGGTCATGCAACCGCCCGCCGTGCAGCGCGCCCCAGAAATTCGCATCCAGTTTGAAATACGTGCAGCCCCACTCATTGCGCATCGTGCGAAAGACGCTTTCCAGATGCCGTTGCACTTCAGGATGCGTGCCGTCGAGCACGTACCACGGGCCGCGCCGCCAGCCGCCGAACGAAACTTTGTCAGAACGCAGCGGGCTACCATCCGCATCTTTGATGAACCAGTCGGGGTGTTGCTGGAACAAGTGGGATTTCTCTTCGGCGATAAACGGCGCGACCCAGATGGCTGGTTCAAAGCCGCGCGCGCGAATCTTTTTCAGCACGTCCCGCACGCCGCCGCCAAAGGCTGCGCCCGTTTCGAGCCAATCGCCCATCGCGGGTTGATAGCCGTCATCAAGCTGAATGTATTTCAGTCCCGGCGCATTGCGCGCAATAAAATCAAGGTTGTCGAGCACCTGCCCAGCCGTCACGCGCGGCCCGAAGCAATACCACGAACACCAGCCCGTCGGCGGCGCAGCAGCGCGCAAGCGCGGATGATTTTCCGCCAGCCGTTTGGCAAGCGCATCCAGCAGTACGGCGCGATCTGTGCCCGTGCGAACGGTGAATTCTTCGAGTTCCCAGGTTTCGCCGGGTTTGAGTTCCAGCCCTTCGGCATCAAGGACGACTTGCAACGATGAATCGCGCAGATAAAACTGCCCGTTGAAACGGCGGCACGAAGTGAAGGCCAGCAAATGCGTGCTGCCTTGTGGCGGCGTCAGCGTCATCATTCCATAAAACGCCCGCGCCCCTGTTGGCACAGGCATTTTGTAATGCTTCGCGTCGGTGTAATTGCCCTCATCCACCGGCTGGCCCAGCGTGCCCGCCGTCTGGCTGAGCATCTGAAAGCCTTCGCCATACAGCCGCGTTTCGGGCGGCAGGTTGAGCGCAAGATCAAACAGGACGACTTCCCGAATCCGCACAGCAGCCTTACCGCGATTGCTGAGGCGTGTACGACACAGCGCGCCGTTCCATTGCCGCTGCAAGCTGAGTTGTTTGATGTCCGTTTGCGCATCAAGCGGCACGATGGCGCTGGGCGCTTGTTGCAGCGTTTGCTGTGTGAGCTCCGCTGTTTGAAATGCGAAACCAGTCTCAGCAGCAATTGCCAGCAGCGGCGCGCCGAGCGTGAGCCGCAATGCCTCACGGCGTGTGATGCTTGCGTCAGACAGCGAAGTTTTATTTTGTTTGTTCATTGGAGAAGCTGCTTTTCAAGCTGTTCAATTGTTCGAGGAATGACTGCGCCATCAATCCGTTCGTTTGCACCGGCACATCCCACGTCACTGCGCCGCCTTGATTGACGACGTTGCGCGTCCAGTTGACGATTTGCTCGCTGGTGAAACGCGGCGCGCCTTTGCCCCAGGTTTGTCCCAGATAACTCAGCATGTGCAATTGCGCGCCATCCACGTTGCCGTCCACTGCACGCCGGATGACGAAGCGGTCGGGCTGATCAATCTCGCCCGCGATGTAATCTTCGTGCGGCGTAATCGAAAGCGTGCGATAGACGACGCCGGGGTTGAAGGCGAGGATGCTCGCCCCATTGCCCGCGCGTGCCGCCGCCGCAAAGCTTTCAAAGTTGGGCGGCGTCAGCGAGCGATACATCGTGTTCGGCCAGTAACAACCATCGAACCACCAGCCGGAAACTTTGTTGCCCCAGCGCCGCGACCAGTCACGAATCACCTGCTCCCACTTCGCGCTGAATTCACGATTCGGGTATGGGCCGTTCCTCCATTCGAGCGCCTGCATCGCCGCCTGATCGTGATTGGGCGCGCCCGAAGGCAGATAGACCATCAACCGGATGCCGCGTTTGCTGAGCGCCGTCGCCAAGTCAGCGACCAAATCACGGCGCGCGCATTTGCTCGGTTGAATGCCCGTCAGTTTGTCGTAGGTCGGATTCGGTGCGAGGTAAAACCCGGAATTCTGCCCGATGCTGATGAGGTAATAATGCGCGCCCGCCGTTTGCAATTGCTGCGCGATGCCTTCGGCGTCAAAGCCATCAATCAGCTTGTTCCAATCCTCACTCGTCCATTTGCGCTGCGGATCAATCCAATCGGGCAGGAAATGCGTCATCACGCCCCAACGCGCCTGCTTCAACCAGGCCGCACGCATTGGCAAAGGTTGACTGGCAGCTTTTGGCTGTCCAATCAAGTCTTTCGGCATAGACGCTATCCCTTTGCCCGGCAATGGAGGAGCCTTCCGCCCTGCTGCAATAAGACAGAAGATACCTGTAAGCAGCAAACCAACGAGAATCTTTCTGTCCAAGGTTTTCCTCCAAATGCTTTTTGCCTGGCTCGATTTGTATTTGAACATCAGGGAAGGCTGTGAACAGCGGTGTAAGACAGATTCTCAACCTTGTCATTACCCACATCTTTTCTCTTTTGCGCCGGAGGCGCGGTGGATATTAGCCGGTGGTGAAACCACCGGAAATGATGCCATTATTGCCTTTGCGCCCCGGCCGGGGCGCGGGACCGAAGCACAGTGATAAAAAATTCCGTCCTTCAAGGTTCCGTCCGGCACCCCGGCCGGGGTGCGAACTGTCTGCGCTCGGTTCCGGTGGTTTCACCACCGGCTAATATCCACGGCCCTTTCAGGGCCAAAAGCGGAAATCGCCAAACGCGAAAAATGTGGGTAATGACAAGATTCTCAACCTGCCTTACACCGTTCACAGTCCGTATGCCCTACCCTCGGAATAACCACAAATGGCTACCAGTAAATCTTCAACCCGACCTGCATCTGGCGCGGATCGTTGGCCTGATTGGTCACGACGCCAAAGGTATTGCTGTTCAGATTGGTACTACCCGTGCCGAAAACCGTCCGGTTGAACAGATTGAAGACCTCCCAGCGAAAATCCATACGCCAGCGTTCGGTGAAATTGAAGCTCTTCGCCACGCTGATGTTTTCGTTCAGGTTGGGAAAGGCGCGCACCTTTGGGTTGTAGCGCGTCACGTTGCCAAAAGCATTGGGTTGCGCCGGAAAGACCGCCAGATCAAGAAAGCGATCCACCGCCGGATCGAACTTGTCGCCTTTAATCGCCGCGCGCCAGTTGTCATAACTGGTCACGGTCGGGCGCGTCGTGCCGTTGAAAATCGGCAGCGGATTGTTGCGCGTCGAGGCGATGGGGAAACCGCTCGAATACAACTGAATCACCCCGACGCGCCAGCCGCCCACGACCTGGCCCACGACGCCGTCGTGCAACCAGCGGCGGCCTTTGCCAAACGGCAGCTCGTAAATCGTGTTCAGTTTCAGCGAATGCGTCTGGTCGAATTGCCCAATGGATTTTTCGGCGCGGCGGTTGTACTGATCCTGCGCCGCCGTGCCGGTGAAGTAGGAATCGGAGTCGGTGAACAGCTTCGAGAAGGTGTAGTTCCACTGGAACAGCAAGCCGTTCGAGAAGCGCCGCTCGGCCTTGACGACCAGCGCGTGATAGGACGAATGGCCGCTCTTGTCGCCGCCCTGCGCGCCGGTGACGATGTTCAGGTACTGCGGATAGGGCCGCAGCGCCTGCGCCACGGTGCGCACTTGCTGAATGCTGGCGTCGTTGAATTGCGGAAAGGGCACGACGATGCCGTTGTCGCGCGCGAGTTGCGAATTGGCTGCCGCGCGCAACAGCGCCGCCGCGTTCGTGAAGCCCAGCTTGCTGACCAGGCTGTCCCAAGTGGCGGTCGGCACTTGATTCAAATTGACAACGCCCGATTGCAGATGCGCGCCCGCGTTGCCGTTGTAGGCAACCTCAATCGTCGTGGCCTTGGTCAGTTGGCGTTGCACCGACAGCGTCCAGTTCCAGTTTTCAGGCGCGCGCACGGCGTCGCTCGGTTGCCAGAAATGCACGTCGGTGTTGTTCGCAAAGCTCGGATCAATCTGCGGCGGCAACGGGTATGACGGCAAACCTTCGTCCCAGTTATAAAGCTTGGTGATGCCCTGATTGCCGCTGCTGAAAACGTACTGGCCGATGAATCCGGCGAAGTGGCCGGAGCTGTTGACGACCGTCACCTTCGAGAAAGAACGCCCGGCACCCGCGCGGATGGCCGTCTTGTCATTGAGCGAGTATGCGATGCTCAGACGCGGGCCGATGCCTTTGTACCAACCCGGCACCAAACTGCGCACGTTCTCGCGTCCGGGGCCGAAGCCTGCGAAGCGCAATGCGCCGGGATAATTGTTGACCTTCGGATTGGGCCGGTTGGGCGTGAAGTCGGAATACTGATCGTTTTGTGTGAAGGGCGGTTTGGTGAATTCGTAGCGCAGGCCCAGGTTGACCGTCAGCTTGCGGCTCAAACGCCAGTCGTCCTGAAAATACCAACCGTAGTACTGATAAATCTGCGGCACCGAACGCACTGTCTCCGTGCGGCCAGAGATCGCTTCGCCGAGCAGGAAGGAGGCGAACGAACTGCCACTCGTCGCGCTGGTCGCGCCCGGCACAGAGGTCGTCAGATAACTGAAGCCCGCGCGTCCGGCGATGTCCTGTTGCCCGAAACCAAACGCCCGCTGGCTCTGGAAGGACATGCCCGTTTTGAAATTGTGTTTGCCCAGACTCAGGCTGAAATCGTCTTTGAATGACCAGAGCGGTTGCTCGGTGCCGTTGTCGGCGGTGCCGCCCCAAG
Coding sequences:
- a CDS encoding alpha-galactosidase, which gives rise to MNKQNKTSLSDASITRREALRLTLGAPLLAIAAETGFAFQTAELTQQTLQQAPSAIVPLDAQTDIKQLSLQRQWNGALCRTRLSNRGKAAVRIREVVLFDLALNLPPETRLYGEGFQMLSQTAGTLGQPVDEGNYTDAKHYKMPVPTGARAFYGMMTLTPPQGSTHLLAFTSCRRFNGQFYLRDSSLQVVLDAEGLELKPGETWELEEFTVRTGTDRAVLLDALAKRLAENHPRLRAAAPPTGWCSWYCFGPRVTAGQVLDNLDFIARNAPGLKYIQLDDGYQPAMGDWLETGAAFGGGVRDVLKKIRARGFEPAIWVAPFIAEEKSHLFQQHPDWFIKDADGSPLRSDKVSFGGWRRGPWYVLDGTHPEVQRHLESVFRTMRNEWGCTYFKLDANFWGALHGGRLHDPKATRIEAYRRGMQAVLRGAGDSFILGCNHPIWASLGLIHGSRSSNDITRKWERIATTGRQNLLRNWQNGRLWWNDPDAIVLAGNLPLNEFQFHATVIYASGGMLLSGDDLTQIPPDRLALLKKLMPPTGRAAAFADDKLQVGVVTLPEGRAVCVFNWDAQPLTLTVPLPRPARVTDFWTGETLAQPQRSITIKELPPRSARIFICQ
- a CDS encoding alpha-L-fucosidase; translation: MKQARWGVMTHFLPDWIDPQRKWTSEDWNKLIDGFDAEGIAQQLQTAGAHYYLISIGQNSGFYLAPNPTYDKLTGIQPSKCARRDLVADLATALSKRGIRLMVYLPSGAPNHDQAAMQALEWRNGPYPNREFSAKWEQVIRDWSRRWGNKVSGWWFDGCYWPNTMYRSLTPPNFESFAAAARAGNGASILAFNPGVVYRTLSITPHEDYIAGEIDQPDRFVIRRAVDGNVDGAQLHMLSYLGQTWGKGAPRFTSEQIVNWTRNVVNQGGAVTWDVPVQTNGLMAQSFLEQLNSLKSSFSNEQTK
- a CDS encoding TonB-dependent receptor, which translates into the protein MARRSLFATWFAMGLLCLLASNGWAQSDWGNITGVVTDPSGAVLAGAEVTIVATATNTAKNTTSSSGGQYNVPLAPGAYQVQVSLAGFKKFLATNVIVTAATAVRLDIKLEVGGLTEVVSITPDAAQLQTENAKISTSVQNRLVDELPLVVGGALRSPFDLVAITAESKGRGNSLSLGGGQAAAWDATLDGVSVTTNRSADANEIAYNAPSVEAITEFTVDTNGFKAEYGQAGGGVMTFVSKSGSNQLHGTLYDFLRNDALDSRGFFAQKKSVYKQNDFGASLGGPIWLPKKIFGPLGYDGRNRTFFFFAFEGFRNRVGGNDTILSVPTPEMYNGDFSKWVDASGKLIPLYDPATTRQVGTSFVRDPFPNNQIPLNRFSAFSRQVMKFAQSVLPNRGAAPGTSGYVRNNYIVNAGTILNPQTKWSLKFDHTLKAKHHLGYFMNITNYEQAVGAAGPPGLPEPLWNGQVQIFNTSAYRMNYDWTISNRAINNFSIGGNKFYKFSRSPNVGKDFGLCFKNAVDCKANFPAVDFSDLTTWGGTADNGTEQPLWSFKDDFSLSLGKHNFKTGMSFQSQRAFGFGQQDIAGRAGFSYLTTSVPGATSATSGSSFASFLLGEAISGRTETVRSVPQIYQYYGWYFQDDWRLSRKLTVNLGLRYEFTKPPFTQNDQYSDFTPNRPNPKVNNYPGALRFAGFGPGRENVRSLVPGWYKGIGPRLSIAYSLNDKTAIRAGAGRSFSKVTVVNSSGHFAGFIGQYVFSSGNQGITKLYNWDEGLPSYPLPPQIDPSFANNTDVHFWQPSDAVRAPENWNWTLSVQRQLTKATTIEVAYNGNAGAHLQSGVVNLNQVPTATWDSLVSKLGFTNAAALLRAAANSQLARDNGIVVPFPQFNDASIQQVRTVAQALRPYPQYLNIVTGAQGGDKSGHSSYHALVVKAERRFSNGLLFQWNYTFSKLFTDSDSYFTGTAAQDQYNRRAEKSIGQFDQTHSLKLNTIYELPFGKGRRWLHDGVVGQVVGGWRVGVIQLYSSGFPIASTRNNPLPIFNGTTRPTVTSYDNWRAAIKGDKFDPAVDRFLDLAVFPAQPNAFGNVTRYNPKVRAFPNLNENISVAKSFNFTERWRMDFRWEVFNLFNRTVFGTGSTNLNSNTFGVVTNQANDPRQMQVGLKIYW